The genomic DNA TTTACTTTAGCTTGACACATCAGCAAACATTCTGAAATTTCGGGTTCGGGAATCTCAAATAGCAATACCTTTTTTTCTCCGTATGAAACAATTTTCCAGCTATCTTGCTCTATCGTAATATTATCTTGAGTAATGGTTCTGTCTGTGGCAGGTCTAAATATACGAATCAATCTATAGGGTTCGGCTGGTTCTGGTACTTTAGACCATTCTCCCATTCTATTATCAAACGACTCAGCTAAAGTCTTAAATCCTGCTTCAATTCCCGATGCTATTCCTGCTTCGACACTAGCTTTAAGTTCATCAAACCAACTAAACATAATTTGTCTAAACTGTATTAATAAATAATGACAATATATTTCTCGATTATATAAATTACTAGCTAAATTGTCACCAATTCAACTTAGAAGTTAACTAGTAAAGCATAGATATATCAGCATATAAATACAATTATCGAGCTAAAGGATTTATGAAATAAAGTGGTTTGTTTTAGCAATATTTGCTGTTTTTATTTCTGGTTTAACTTTGGTTTCTGTGTATGCTATTAAACAAGCTTCAAAACCAGATAATCTTAAAAAGAACCAGGGCGATCGCATTGATAATTAAATCGAGATCGCCACAAGTAAACTCTCATTTTAATCTAAAATCTAGTCTCCAAAACAAATACCCAAACCTCTAGCAGTTTTGACTAAAGTATCTTTAGGATCGACGGCGCGATAGTTTTTAATTGCTTCGGCGATGGGAACGCTAATTACCTGACGATTTTGCCAAGTAACCATGCGATCGTATTGTTCTTTGGCGACTAATTCTACAGCCACTACGCCAAAAGCAGAAGCTAAAATGCGATCTAAAGGTGAAGAAATACCGCCACGTTGGGTATGTCCGAGTACCGTAACCCTAGTTTCTGCACCACTCAAATTAGTAATTTGTTCGGCAAGATATTGACCGATACCACCCAAACGACAGTCTACAAAATGACCTTGTTCTAATAGTTCTCCTGACTCAGTGCAAACAGCTTCGGAGACAACGGCAATAGAATAATCTTGTCCCATTGCCTGTCTTTTCTTGATATGGTGGCAAATGTTTTCTAACTTATAACGTAGTTCGGGAATCATAATAATATCTGCACCACCTGCAATGCCAGCATTTAGAGCAATATGTCCTGCATCTCTACCCATCACTTCTAAAATCATTACCCGACTATGACTGGCAGCAGTAAAGTGGAGACGGTCGATCGCTTCAGTGGCAATATTAACCGCAGTATCAAAACCAATCGAACGTTCGGTAATGCCCACATCATTGTCAATGGTTTTGGGAATACCTACTAAGTTTATTCCCCCCTGCTGTGCCAGCTTGCGTAAGATAGCCAGACTACCATCACCACCGATGCCTATCAAGGCATCTAAATCTAACTGGCGGTAGCCTTCGATAATTTCTTCCGAACGATCGGCTAAGGAACCATTGGACATGGGAAAAGCAAAGGGATCGCCTTTATTGGTAGTACCTAAAACCGTCCCACCCATAGTTAACAGGCGATCGACATTATTAACGTATAGGGGCATAGCTTGGGGAGGACGACTCATTAACCCGTGAGTTGCCTTACAAATACCTAATACTTCCCAACCATAAACATCAACCGCGCAGCGCGTTACCGCCCTAATTACCGCATTTAAACCAGCACAGTCACCACCACTGGTAAGAATACCAATCCGTTTTCGCTCCGACATTTCCATTCCGATTTACTGTTCGATCTTATTTTTCTGGTTGCTGGTGACAAAAGATCGAACGCTCAACAAATTGCTACAAAGCGACCGCGTCTATTAAAAGAAATTTATTTATTGTTACATTGATGCTCAGGTACTAAATTGCTGCTTGCTAAACGCTTTTTGCCGATTTTAATTCTGACTCGACAGTAGACAAACTGAGATTGCGTTGAAAACGTTTAGTCGGCATCGACTGGCGAAAAGACTGATAATAATCCTTACGAGATTCTTCAAACAAATAGCGTAGTTGAGCGATCGGATTATCGTGATGATCGATGCGTAAATCTAGATGGGGATAATCATCTTGATGAACCACATAAATGGCAGCAGACTGACGACCCCGCTTATCGCCTCCCGCAGCCTCTCCTGCTTCTAAAGCCTGTAGTAGTCTTTCGCAAAACTCCATGCCTGCCTTAGCTTGATAGGCATCTGCCATCGCGGTTAAAGTTCGTTCTCCTACCAGCATATTTCCCGCCACTGAAAAATTAGGAAAGGTAAAATGTCCTGCCCAATCAACGCAGTTTTTTCCCGTCCACGCGGCAGTATGACCGTAGCGGTCTACGAGATGAAGCTGGCGCTGCTGACGGTCTTTGTCATCATTTAACAGGGTATCTATTATCTCTTGAGGCGTAGTTGTCTCTGCTTGCTGTAACAACTGAAGACCCAAAATTCCCAATAGTGGATTGGTTTGTGCTTGAGTGGCGATCGCGCCAATATTAGCTTTAGCATGGGGTACTAATGCCCCTACTGCTAAATGTTTGGTTGCTACTGCAACACCAGTCATGCGTGTAGTTTCGTCCCAAGCCACAATCGAGAAGGTCATATATCTTATCTAAACTTGACTTATGTATACAGTATTTATAGCTCTGGTATAACATAAGGAAATTTGGTTTATTGCGATCGATTTAACATTTTTGTAAATGCTTTGATAAAAGCGATCGCTCCCTTAGCAACTTTTATACATAGCGATATATACGATCTATGCGTAAAATAATAGATATATATACACATCAAATAATTTATGCGTACGAATATAGTTATTGACGATAAATTAATGAAAGAAGCTTTAGCGTTGACTGGATTAAAAACCAAAAAAGAAGCTGTAGAACTCGGACTTAAAACTTTGATTCAAATAAGAAAACAAGAAAAGCTTAAACAATACAAAGGAAAGCTTAAATGGGAAGGAGATCTCGAACACATGAGAATTGATTGATGGTACTTGTAGATACTAGTGTTTGGATTGATTATTTTAACGGAAAAAATACCGCACAGACAGAAAAGTTAGATATTTTACTGTCTTCAACTATAGTGATTGTTGGCGACTTAATACTTACTGAAATTTTACAAGGTTTTAGAGCAGATAAAGATTATCGGTTTGCTAAACAGTTATTAACAGAACTCGAACTTATTTCTTTGTGCAATGTTTCTTATGGGATTAAATCTGCTAATAATTATCGAAAACTTCGCAAGCAAGGCATTACTATTAGAAAAACCATCGATTGTTTAATTGCAACGTACTGTATAGAAAATAAATTACCCTTACTTTACTCGGACAAAGATTTTGAGCCGTTTACCAAATATCTCAATCTTAAATCTGCTTTGTAAGTGTAGATTACTAACAACAGTCAAACAAAGCAAAGAAAAATTGCTTCTTCATCAATCATCTTCACCAATCCACCATTGCCGATATTCATTTGGAGCGAAGTTTCGATGTACAATTTCAGAAACCACTCCGTTTAGCAGTCTCAATACAATTGGCTCACGATCGAGCAAATAAATAATACTATACCATCTGGAAGATGAGAAACCGTTTATAAAGCAAATCTTAAGTTCAAGTATTACTCACTTTTTCCAGTCTTCTTTTTTCCCAGGGAAACGTCAGTTGAAAGGGATTAGACGTGGCTATAGTTTTCCAGTCTTTACCGCAGGGAGATTGAAATTCAGCCTTAAAACATTTGCTGCCTCGGTAATGTTCGATTATTTGATACTTTCCAGATAAAAAGCCTGAAACTGCATCGAGATACTCATTAACATAAGTAGGATTTGTGCAAGGAAACCACCTCAACCATAGGTGTGAGACAGAAAAATGCAGTTCATCTCTGTTCTGAAAGTTCAAATTTACTTCATGTTTAAGTCCTTGCTGAACGGGTATGATTACCGATAGTTCTACAGGGGCATCTCGGTTATCAATTATCTGTAGATGAGGAAAACGAGTTTTAATTTCAGCAAAAGTCTGAATAGCAATTTCTAATGCTTTGTCTTCTTTATCTGTCATACACTGCTTTTCTACTATGGTTTGTTCATACGCTCGTTTAATCTTATTCTGTCTCACAGAACTAAACATTATTCTCGTTCTGTTTAATTTATGCTTTAAATTATTAATTATTTAAATTAACGATCGCCTGACATTCTATAGAAACCCGATCGAGCAATCTACTATACTGCTTTTAGTGTTTTAAATAAGAGTTTATCGATCCATGTGTGGAATTGCTGGCGTAATGAATCACGACCCTTCTCGTCCTGTCGATCCAGAGACGCTAATCGCAATGGCAGCAATTCAATCTCATCGAGGTCCCGATAAGGCTGGCTGGAAGACAATTGAAGATCGCGGAGTGGGTTTTGGGCAGGCGCGTCTGGCAATTATCGATCTAGATCCAGATCGAGCGCAGCAGCCGTTTATTTCTCGCGATGGGGAGTACGCAGTTATTCACAATGGTGAGTTTTACGATTATAAATATCTGCGAGCGGATTTAACTTCAAGAGGTTATCAGTTTTTTAGTAAGTGTGATTCAGAATTAGTATTGCATTTAACTGACAGATTGGGACTGGAAGCGGCTTTACCCCATCTGCGTGGAGAATTTGCCTTTGCACTCTACCAACGCTCGGCAGATCGTCTGACATTGGTGCGCGATCGCTTTGGGGTTAAACCTTTATACTGGACACTAACCCCAGAAGGTTTGGTTTTTGGCTCGGAAATTAAAGTATTATTCGCACATCCAGCCGTAAAACGCCGCTTTTCCTCTCAAGGACTCTATCACCAACTGATGCAGTTAATGGTGCCTGGTACGACTGCTTTTGAAGGTATCTATGCAGTAGAACCAGGGCAAATGGTAACTTTTGAGCGGCGAGATGGACGCTTACAGGTTCGCAAGCAGAAGTATTGGGATTTAAACTTTCCTCACCTTGGCGAACGTGGTAAATCTCTACCCGATGAAGCGTATATCGAGCAATTACGCCATCATTTTGTCGAAGCAATTCAGTTACGCTTAGAAGCCGATGTACCCGTTGCCTGTTATCTTTCTGGCGGCATCGATTCTTGCTCGATTATGGGTGTTGCCGCCGCCTGTCAGCAGTCGCCAGTAAAAGCTTTTACCATCGGGTTTGACGATCGCGATTACGACGAAACGGCGATCGCCAAAGAAATGGCTGAGGCGGTAAATGCCGATCAAGATATTCTGACGATCGACGGCGAACAGCTTTACGAAAACTTTAGCAGGACGATTTGGCATACCGAACGCAGTATCTACAATACTTTTACTGTTGCTAAGCTGTTAATGAGTGAATACGTACACAATGCTGGCTACAAGGTGGTAGTTACGGGAGAAGGTTCCGACGAACTGTTTGCTGGCTATCCCCAACTGCGACTAGATTATATTCTTCACGGTATGGACAATGCCCCACCCGAAGAAAAAGCCGATTTACAGGCATGGCTGCAAGAAAGCAATAGTTTATTTAAAGGAAACTTGTTAGCAGAAAAAACCATCAACGATCGCGCTCTCACCGATATAGTAGGCTTTACCCCCAGTTGCTTACAGTCGTGGTTATCTGCTGCATCTCTGGTTCCCAATTTACTACATCCCGAACATCGCACGGCAACAAAAGATTACTCCCCTGGTGCAGCGATCGCGCAGACTTTAGATAGAAAGCAGCTTGAAAATCGTCATCCTTTAGATAAAGCTCAGTATATCTGGATCAAAACTCAGTTTGAGTCTCAGGTTTTAGGATGGGCGGGCGATCGCGTGGATATGGCTAACTCTTTAGAAGCTCGTCCCGCTTTTCTAGACCATCCCTTAGTAGAATTTGCCGTTACTTTACCCATCGAAATGCGCTTGCGGGGTCGTCAGGATAAATATATTTTACGAGAAATGATGCGTCCTTTACTACCCAAAGCACTTTACGAACGACAAAAATTTGCGTTTATGGCTCCTCCTTCTCATACCGATTTAGAAAAGCAAAAGGCAATGCGAGGTTTAGCCGACAATTATTTATCTTCGCAGGCGATCGCCGATAGCGGTTTGCTAGATAACGCAGGAGTTAAGAAAGTTCTTCAGCGTCATGGCGACGAAGATACCCCAGTTTCCGAACGAGTGCAGCTAGATGCGGTTATCAATCATCTACTTAGCGTTCAGATGATGCACGAACATTTTGTAGCTAGCGACGTACCGAAATCAGCCCGCGATCGCGCCGTAGAACTAGGTTGGTTGTAACTAAAATTACTACGATTCATTTTTAAGCAGCCAAAAACCCGTATAGGTCATGCCAGAATCATCGGGTTGAATTAACAAAAAATGCAGTCCTTTACTAATCTGTTTTTTCTGCTGGTAATCTTCTGCTACTCGGATAGTATTTTCCCCTGCAAAAGTATTAAAGATCCAGCGATCTACCAGTCCTGTTTCTAGAACCAAACCTCCAGACTTACCTACTTCTGTCGTCACATAGTCTAAAGATACGGGCTGTTGTTGCTGTAGCCAACGGGCTAAAACCATCGAGTTCTTACCACCATAAACTACAATTCCTGGAATCATGATGTTAGAAGCAACTCGCATATTTATAGGTAAAAAAGTTTCTGGTAAGTCGAGAATAGGAATCGGGCGATCGCCAAACAAACTTACTATTTCTCCTGCGGCAATATTGGCAAAATTTAGTTCATCACCCCGAATACTTTCTGGTAGGGGTTGTGGTGGAGGCTTTTCTAATGCTAAAGGATTGTAGTTGGGTATAGATTTAGCTCTCTGAGTAAGGGCAATCTTTAAAGTTTCAGTATGTCTGGTAGCTTCTACAGTAATGCCCAACTTTTCGGCAGCTAAAGTTATTAAACCCAAGGCTTGAGGGCGAAACACCTGGATTTTTTTTGGTAGCTCGTTTTGAGCTACAGTAGTAAACTGAGTCTCTAACCACTGCGAATTAGCCCACTCTGAATCACATCTTGCACTATAAACCGTGTCGCGATCGCAAATTACTAATTCCCACTGTCTTGATAAATTGTTTTTAGTAGCAGGAAGATGATTAAAATCGACTTGCCAAATTTTCATAGCAATATTTTTAGACTTAGACACTGTTTGAATTTTATCGCCAAGGACAAAACTAAAGCTATTTTGGCTTCAAGCTACAAAACAAATGTAAAAACTTGCTATTGTAAAATTTTTTTATATCCCTCGAAGTCGATTTTTAAACGAGTTCACCGAAAAACGCCAGCATAGTGAGTTAAATAGTAGCGAAAACCAAAATATTTTGGTTAGGCTTAAATTATCTCGAATACCATTTTTTTATATAAGACTACCTATGAAAAATAAGGGTTGGATCTCTAAGAAAAAACCAAATATTGGTACAAATATTAAGCTAACTACTAAAGGAAAACCGCAACGCAAACATTTTATTACTGCTGCTGTCGGCAAACTGGCTGTAGGTTTGACTATTTTACAGACTTTAATGCCAGTAACACCGGCTTTGGCACAACAAAAATCGGATAACGAATTAAGCTATAGCCAGTTTAAAGAAAAACTAGCAGCAGGGGATGTTACTAAAGTCGAACTAGATAAAACTACCAATACAGCCAGGGTTGAGTTAAAGGGACAACCTGAAAACGCCGAACCTAAAGAAGTATTGTTGTTCGATCGCAACGAAGGTTTGATTTCTGAAATTCGCAGTCGAGGTATAGATTTTAGCGTTGACGAATCGATCGATCGCTCTACTGCTGTTGGCGTTTTACTCAATCTAGCAATTATCTTTGTCTTGCTGGCAGGATTAATTATGATAATCCGCCGTTCGGCAAATGCTTCTGGTCAAGCTTTTAGCTTTGGTAAATCTAGAGCCAGATTTCAGATGGAAGCCAAAACTGAAACCAAGTTTGACGATGTCGCTGGTATAGAAGAAGCTAAAGAAGAACTACAGGAAGTAGTAACTTTTCTAAAAGAGCCAGAAAAATTTACCGCCGTAGGCGCGAAAATTCCCAGAGGGATGTTGTTAATTGGACCGCCAGGAACTGGTAAAACCCTGCTGGCAAAAGCGATCGCTGGAGAGGCGGGCGTACCTTTTTTTAGCATCTCTGGTTCGGAATTCGTCGAAATGTTTGTCGGTGTGGGTGCTTCTCGCGTCCGCGATCTGTTTAAAAAAGCCAAAGAAAACGCTCCTTGTTTGGTATTTATCGATGAAATTGATGCCGTCGGTCGTCAACGAGGTTCGGGAATAGGCGGTGGTAACGACGAACGAGAACAAACCCTCAATCAGTTGTTGACTGAAATGGACGGCTTTGAAGGCAATTCTGGCATTATTATTATCGCTGCCACCAACCGTCCCGACGTTCTCGATCCCGCTCTGTTGCGTCCTGGTCGTTTCGATCGCCAGGTAGTAGTAGATTATCCCGATTTTCGCGGTAGATTGGGAATTTTAGAAGTTCACGCACGGGGTAAAAAAATCGATCCCGAAGTTTCTTTAGAAGCTGTGGCTCGTCGTACCCCGGGATTTAGCGGGGCGGATTTAGCTAATTTACTCAATGAGGCGGCAATTTTGACCGCCAGACGCTACAAAGCTGCTGCTACTATGCTAGAAATCAATGATGCTATAGACCGCATCGTGGCGGGAATGGAAGGTATACCTTTAATTGACAGTAAATACAAACGTTTGATTGCCTATCACGAAGTCGGTCATGCAGTAGTTGCCACTCTAACTCCCAATCACTACCCTGTAGAGAAAGTAACCATTATTCCCAGAGGTGGTGCGGGCGGTTTGACCTGGTTTACCCCCGATGAAGAACTGGGTTTGGAATCTAAATCTAAAATTATGGCGCAGATTACCGCGACTTTAGGCGGAAGAGCGGCTGAAGAAATTGTTTTTGGTAGGGATGAAGTGACCCAGGGCGCACAACAAGATATTAAAATGCTGACCGATCTGGCACGTAAAATGGTAACTAAGTTCGGTATGTCCGATTTAGGCTTGCTGGCATTAGAAGGGCAAGAGCAACCAGTCTTTTTAGGTGGTGATTCGATGCAGCGTGCCGAATATTCTGAATCGGTAGCCGCTCGAATTGACGCTCAAATTAGAGCGATCGCGGTAGAATGTTACGAACGAGCTAAAGCAATTATCCGCGACAATAGATTGGCAGTCGATCGCCTGGTCGATTTGTTAATCGAACGAGAAACTATTGACGGTAAAGAATTCCGCGAGCTATTGGCAGAATATTCCACGCCCTCAAAGCCAGAATTGCAGCTATCACTTGACAAATAAGATTAGTGAATCCCCTAGCCAAGATTAAAATTGTTTTGGTCGAACCAGCAGGAGCGTTAAATGTTGGTTCGATCGCTCGGGTAATGAAAAATATGGGTTTGTCCCAATTAATCTTAGTAAATCCCCGCTGCGATCGCTACTCTGATGAAGCAAAAAAAATGGCGGTACACGCTATTGATGTCTTAGAAAATGCTGTTATTGTAGATAGTTTGCCCACCGCATTAGTAGGCTGTCAAAGAGCGATCGCCACTACCGTTCGACAGCGCACTTTTCCGATTAAGTTAGAATCTCCCTCAGCAGCTTTACCCTGGTTATTGTCCCCAAACTCAAACACCGCTTTAATTTTTGGTGCCGAAGAACGAGGACTGAGTAACAGCGAACTAAAATACGCTCAGAGGTTTGTCTGTATCGACTCCCATCCCGATTATCCTTCGTTAAATTTGGCGCAAGCGGTGGCTGTTTGCGCTTACGAACTGTACCAAAGCTGGCGAAACAATCTTGACAAGTTTGTTGGCTATGTTACCGTACAGGAGAAATCGAGTAATTTTGCCCAGTCTGCGGTTGACGTTGTTAAAAATCCTACTGGCAGCAACAACGCTAACTCAGCAAATAGCGCCTCGCTGGAAGTTTTAGAAGCTTATTACCAGCATCTTGAAGCTGTACTGTTAGATATAGGCTATCTCTATCCCCATACGGCTACAGCCAGAATGGATAAGTTTCGACGGCTTTATAATCGAGCCGAGCTTACAAGTAACGAGGTAGCAATGTTGCGAGGAATACTCCGTCAAATACAGTGGTCGATAAACAACTCGTCGAAAACGAAAGAATAGAGATCGGGCGGGTAGTAAATGTAGGAAAATTCTACGTCCGATCGTTCTTTCAATCTGGGTAGTATATTTCTAATTTGTGTCGGAGAAGAAACAAGCCGTGAGTCCCAAACCCGAAAGTATTTCTAAACCAAAAGCCAATCGCGCTCGCCGCAGTCTTAAATTATTCCGTCGTGCGAACTGGAGCGATTCGACTTCGGCAGCTGTAAATCGACTATCATCTAGCAACCACCAACAGCCCAAAAGCCGCACTCGCCAAAAGTTTACTGCCGATTTACAGCCAAGAACAGCTAAACATCCTACTACTTTCTGGCACTCTCGCTTTCGAGCTTCTCCTTTATACATACCTTTTTTGGTAACGCTAAATTTAGCAGTAATTGCCGTTGGTTTGAGTACTATTTTGGGAACGACCATCTCTATAGCCAATTCACTTCAGGTAACTTCACCTCAAGATAATGTTTCACCAGATAAAGTTTTGGCAGAAAACGCCGACAGCAATACCTCTCGATTAGAAAAGTTGTTTCCTATTGCTGAGTTGGGCAAAGAAATTCCCGCTCTTCAAGCCCAATTAGAAGACTTAGCTGCTCAATATCCCCAACTAGAACCAAAAGTATTTCTCGCCGATCTCGATACTCAAAGCTATGTCAGTATTGATGGTCAAACCCCACTTTCTTCCGCTAGTACGATTAAATTACCAATACTGATTGCTTTCTTCCAAGATGTAGACGCGGGCAAGATCGACCTACAGGAAGAACTAACTATAACCGAAGAAGTTGTTGGTGGTGGTTCGGGTGGTATGCAGTACGAACCCATAGGCACAAAATATACCGCTCTCGAAACTGTTACTTTAATGATTACGGTAAGCGACAATACTGCTACTAATATGTTGATCGAGCGTTTGGGGGGACAAGCTGCTCTCAATCAAAGATTTATTGATTTGGGTTTAACTGCTACTAGATTGCAAAACCCATTACCAGATTTAACAGGAACTAACACTACCAGTACCGAAGATTTGGGCAATTTACTGGTTCAACTCGCTCGCGGCGAATTAGTTTCTATACAATCGCGCGATCGCCTGCTGTTAATTATGAGAAGTATTGTCCGTAATACGCTTCTTCCTGAAGGTTTAGAAGCAGGAGCGATAATCGCTCACAAAACAGGAGATATTAAATCAGTTTTAGGAGATGCAGGGATTATCGATATGCCTAACGGTAAACGCTACATAGCCTCTGTATTAGTCAAGCGTCCCGACAACGACCCACAGGCTAAAGAATTTATTCAGCAGATGTCTCATCTTGTTTATCAGTATTTCACCTTACAACCAACTGACACCTTTACTAATTAAATGTCAAACTAATTACCCCGATCGACGCTTGAGGACTTGGGGATATAAAGGACTTGAGGAAATCTCCCTACTTCTCTAATTCCCTACTTCCTTACTCTCCAAATCAAAATATTTTATGTTTAATTAAGTGAAGTTACTTAGTAGGGGTTAGCAAAAATGGAAATTTTAATAGTTGAAGACGAAAGCGAAATCGCTCAACTAATTAAACAAACCTTAGAAAGAGAAAATTTTAGTTGTGCGGTCGCGAGTAACGGCTTACTGGCACTAGAAAGCTTTAAACAGCAAGAACCCGATTTAGTAATTCTCGATCTCATGCTTCCTGGTTTGGACGGTTTGGAAGTATGTACTCGCATTCGCCAACAGCCTAACGTTAAAGATCCTTACATTTTGATGCTGACCGCCAGAGGAGAAGAAATAGATCGCGTTATTGGTCTTTCTACTGGTGCCGATGATTATTTAGTCAAACCATTTAGCCCCAGAGAATTAGTAGCGAGAGTTAGAGCTTTATTGCGCCGCAGTCTGCGTCATAGCACACAAGAATCATCTCAAATTTATCGCACCAAGCATTTTACAGTTGATTTAGACCAGCGTATTGCAACTCGTCAGCTAAACTCTCAAGCGGCAGAAAATCTCGATCTCACTACTTTGGAATTTAATTTATTGGCGACTTTTATCAGCTATCCAGGTCGGGTTTGGAGTCGTACCCAACTAATAGATAAGCTTTGGGGTAATGATTTTTTTGGTGACGAACGTGTAGTCGATACTCACATCAGACGCTTGCGTAAAAAAATTGAGCCTGATACTGCTAATCCTACTTTTGTTAAAACTGTAGTGGGAGTGGGATATAAGTTTGAAGATGAAGCATAGTACCGCTATGCGGAAGTCAAAAGTCGAAAGTCAAAAGGCAAAAGGGAATTATGGCTATTTAAAGGTTTTTAATTTAATTGGGTCGATATACTTAGCAAACCTCAAAAAACTATTGTAGGAAGATATTATGGCTTTTGGCAAAATAAATAATGAGCTTAAACTTATTGGTAAAAGTAAAAATATTCCAGGGGTAGCATTGCTAGTTTCCAATCGCCTGAAAGAAAAACTAGGTGACAGAGTTTACGAGCGATTACTGCAAACCTTAAAAAAGGAGTCTGTATACGAACGAGCACCTAAACTCAATACCAAAGATGGTGATGCTTACTTACACCATCCAGGCTATCTACCACCAAACTACTAAGATTTTTTTGAGTCTACTATTAAGAGAGTCGATCGCATTGAAGATTGCTATTTAGAAACTCCAGCCAAAGTTTTTGAGTGTCGCGATAAAAATAAGTATAATTTCAAGAATGAAGTTAACTAAATACGGTAGTTAGACGTTAGTTGCTAGTTGTTAGTAAATAAACATTAGTTAATAATTATTGCTCGGTTTCTTGAGCAGTTTGTAATTTAGATTTAAGTTCATCAATTTTAGTGATAATTTCTTGTCGGTGCTGCTTATCTCGAATATTAGGAAGAACCAGCGACCAGGCTAAAATTTGAGCCTCAGTAATGTCGGGATTTTGAGCTAAAAACTCAGCAGTATTACGATAGCGAACAGCTAGTTCTGCACCGCTCTCTCCATGAATAGAAGCTAAGTCTGCTGCCGTTTTATAAGAATTTTTAGCCGCTTGAATATCCCCTAAATACAATAACTCATCTAAACCTTTTGCTGTCCATAATAAGGCAGCTTCTGGCGATTCTGGAGAAACTGACTTTAAAACCTTTTCCATTAAAATAATAGTTTCTTCGGGCTTACCAGCATGGATAGTATTAGCAGTAGAAAGAGTTAAATAGGCTTTAGAGAAACGAGGATCGAAACTGCTAATTGTTTTAAAATAATCTGTAACCAATGAGTGACCAGTCTGTTCTCTAGCTGGTTTATCGCCATAATATTGAATAAAATTCAAATAAGTCCAATCAGCAACTATGTTGTCATAATCTAAACCAGGAAGTTGTTGTTGAGCGTTAACCAATCTTTTTTGCTCTTGTTCTTCTTGATAATAGTTGTTTGATGAAGATGGAGTGAAAA from Myxosarcina sp. GI1 includes the following:
- the ftsH gene encoding ATP-dependent zinc metalloprotease FtsH, with product MKNKGWISKKKPNIGTNIKLTTKGKPQRKHFITAAVGKLAVGLTILQTLMPVTPALAQQKSDNELSYSQFKEKLAAGDVTKVELDKTTNTARVELKGQPENAEPKEVLLFDRNEGLISEIRSRGIDFSVDESIDRSTAVGVLLNLAIIFVLLAGLIMIIRRSANASGQAFSFGKSRARFQMEAKTETKFDDVAGIEEAKEELQEVVTFLKEPEKFTAVGAKIPRGMLLIGPPGTGKTLLAKAIAGEAGVPFFSISGSEFVEMFVGVGASRVRDLFKKAKENAPCLVFIDEIDAVGRQRGSGIGGGNDEREQTLNQLLTEMDGFEGNSGIIIIAATNRPDVLDPALLRPGRFDRQVVVDYPDFRGRLGILEVHARGKKIDPEVSLEAVARRTPGFSGADLANLLNEAAILTARRYKAAATMLEINDAIDRIVAGMEGIPLIDSKYKRLIAYHEVGHAVVATLTPNHYPVEKVTIIPRGGAGGLTWFTPDEELGLESKSKIMAQITATLGGRAAEEIVFGRDEVTQGAQQDIKMLTDLARKMVTKFGMSDLGLLALEGQEQPVFLGGDSMQRAEYSESVAARIDAQIRAIAVECYERAKAIIRDNRLAVDRLVDLLIERETIDGKEFRELLAEYSTPSKPELQLSLDK
- a CDS encoding RNA methyltransferase, with amino-acid sequence MNPLAKIKIVLVEPAGALNVGSIARVMKNMGLSQLILVNPRCDRYSDEAKKMAVHAIDVLENAVIVDSLPTALVGCQRAIATTVRQRTFPIKLESPSAALPWLLSPNSNTALIFGAEERGLSNSELKYAQRFVCIDSHPDYPSLNLAQAVAVCAYELYQSWRNNLDKFVGYVTVQEKSSNFAQSAVDVVKNPTGSNNANSANSASLEVLEAYYQHLEAVLLDIGYLYPHTATARMDKFRRLYNRAELTSNEVAMLRGILRQIQWSINNSSKTKE
- a CDS encoding serine hydrolase yields the protein MSPKPESISKPKANRARRSLKLFRRANWSDSTSAAVNRLSSSNHQQPKSRTRQKFTADLQPRTAKHPTTFWHSRFRASPLYIPFLVTLNLAVIAVGLSTILGTTISIANSLQVTSPQDNVSPDKVLAENADSNTSRLEKLFPIAELGKEIPALQAQLEDLAAQYPQLEPKVFLADLDTQSYVSIDGQTPLSSASTIKLPILIAFFQDVDAGKIDLQEELTITEEVVGGGSGGMQYEPIGTKYTALETVTLMITVSDNTATNMLIERLGGQAALNQRFIDLGLTATRLQNPLPDLTGTNTTSTEDLGNLLVQLARGELVSIQSRDRLLLIMRSIVRNTLLPEGLEAGAIIAHKTGDIKSVLGDAGIIDMPNGKRYIASVLVKRPDNDPQAKEFIQQMSHLVYQYFTLQPTDTFTN
- a CDS encoding response regulator, encoding MEILIVEDESEIAQLIKQTLERENFSCAVASNGLLALESFKQQEPDLVILDLMLPGLDGLEVCTRIRQQPNVKDPYILMLTARGEEIDRVIGLSTGADDYLVKPFSPRELVARVRALLRRSLRHSTQESSQIYRTKHFTVDLDQRIATRQLNSQAAENLDLTTLEFNLLATFISYPGRVWSRTQLIDKLWGNDFFGDERVVDTHIRRLRKKIEPDTANPTFVKTVVGVGYKFEDEA